The Bacteriovorax sp. PP10 nucleotide sequence ATAGGCCTTATCTGTGAATTCAATCTTATATTTCATGCGGCCTTTGATCTAAATTTTTTGAAAGCATCACGATTAGTTTTCAAATGCTTTTCCAGTTTATTTTCTGACATGATTAACATGTCTCTATTGGTCTTATTAATGTACTTAAAATCCGCCAGGTAATGCTTGTATGAATCAATAGACTCCTGATGAGTTTGATGTGATTGAATCATTCCTTCAGATTCTTCACAGAAACTCTTTCTTAACGCTTCCAGTGCTTCAAGATGAGACATATTAAAGATCTTTGATCTTAAAACTTTATAGATTAATGGATAAAGAGCAGGGTCGTACCAAAAGATTCCATTGATGGCCGTAGAGAAATTGTAATGGTCTCTTTGGCATCCTTCCAATGACATGTTCGCAACCATTTTTTCAAATTTACTGGCCGCAGGAAGAGAATTGATAACTTCATGAGAAATTACACTTGATGTATTGAAGTGAAAACTTTCATCCATGAAATGGTAATAACTTACTTTCGATGGAATCGGTGAGTTCTCTTTATTAGCGTGTTCTGTGTAATAACGAGACAGTTGATGCTGAACCATTTTTCCATTCAGTGTTCTAAGCCCTCTAACAGTAAAGTACTGGCAACCAATGAATGCACTATTTGAAGAAAGCACTGAATAAGTTCTAAGCTGCCATGTTCTGAACCATTCCTGCATTTTAGACAGGTCAGAGTAGAGCATTGTCTTAACAAAAGGAGTTCTCATTGGATAAGTAAAAATTCTTTCTCCAAAAACTTCTTCTTCATATTTTTCGGAAATAACCTTAAAGGCATTGATATGGGTTCTTTCCTGAGCTGACTCTAGATCAAGGGTGTCACATACGATTTTGAAATCTTCAAGTCCGTACATAGCAGCAGCTGCAGTCTGGTTAAAGAAAATTGTAGCTATCTCTGCCGAAATAATTTGTGCGTAGTAAGCAATCCAGTAAAGTTGATTCAATTTTACTTTTTGTGCAGGTGTTGAATGATCCCATAACCATGTTCCATACATCAGACTGAATTTTTCAGGATTCCACATCTCATCTTTGCATTCAGCAAGGTTAAATAGTTTCGCCGATAGATCCATATTTTCTGTCTGATCCAGTTCTTTACTCTTCTTTAGTGACATCTCCATTCTTTTAAGAGTTTTAACATCTTCGAGTAAAGTTGAATTATGAGTTTGGGATAAGTTTTTATTCATACATTTGTTCCTAATTTGGAAAACATTTCATCATTGGCCTTCGATTCGATTTCGCCATTTTTATATTTTTGCCATTTCGCATTTACGTAAGAAATTTCTTCCCAGTACCTTCCAGAGATAAAAAGGAAGGCCATTTTAGAGCTGAACTGAACAACCTGAAGACTAGAAGTCGCTTCTTTGGCGTCAACGGTGCCGTCAGAGAAAAAATAGTGACCAGCCGTACCGATAATCCCTGATGCAAAAAATCCAAGGATAAACCAAGGATTCACAGCAACTGCAAGAATAGGTGAGAGCCAGAAGAAAATAAAACTGATGAAATGAACAGCAACATTTTTTCTGTTTTGATGGCGTAATACAAATAAATCCCAATCTACTAATGTATTAGGAAAATCTTTTGATGTTCGCATGATTAAGTGTTGCTCCAGCTTCCTGCTTCAGCTTGTCCTTCATAATGTTCGATAAAATGAATAATGCTTTTATCTGCTTTTAGAGGTGTCTTAAAGTTAAACTTGATTCGGGAGAAGATGATTGTATCTCCCTTAGCGAAATAGTTTCCAACAAGTTTAGTAAGAAAGAGAATAATTGGATTTAATAACCATCCATATTTTCTTTTTTCAGTAACTAGTATCGTCTGTCCTTCTGTCACACCATCCGCAGTCGGTCTTAGGGCGAAGATAATATAGAAATGTAAAAAATCAGGTCCCACCATAACACTTCCGACATGGCCCCACCAGTAAGTCATCTCGTAAGTCAGAGCATTCTTATAGAATTTTGATGCCCATTTTAAAAAGATATTTTTGTGAGGGAGAGGAGTCGTGTTAGATAGCTGAATACATCTTGGTGTTAACACCGTCGGCTTCATATCGAGATCGACAACTAAGTTATGAACAGATTTAAAGTGCTGAGCATCGATAGCGTTAATCATGACGACATTCGGATGACAGTTTTTAATGAACCTGCTTCCAAGAGAGTAGTCGAGTTCTTTGCCAACCAGTTCGGGAATAACAGGAACTTCTTCAATCTTATCCGGATCACCGGCCCAAACCCAAATCAGTCCATACTTCTCACGTTGAGGGTATGTTTTTAGTTGCTGAATATTTTTTATTTCTTTTTGTGCAGGAATTTCAATACAGTCACCTGTATCGTTAAATTTCCAGTAATGAAAAGGGCATCGGATATCATTGCCTTCAACGAAACCATCACAAAGATGAGCACCCATATGAGGACAGTGCGCATCCATGATTCTGATAGTGTTATCAGCGCCTCGATAAACCACAAAATCTTTGTCTGCAAGCTTCGCTGGTTTTGCTGTGCCTGTTTTAACTTCAGAGGACTTTATTAGCCAATACCAACCTTCCGGAAGGAATTTAGCATTGCCAAAATTCTGTAGTGTTTCTTGATATGACATTAAATTCTCCAATTAAATTATATTGCCCTTTCCGCATTTAT carries:
- a CDS encoding aromatic ring-hydroxylating dioxygenase subunit alpha; its protein translation is MSYQETLQNFGNAKFLPEGWYWLIKSSEVKTGTAKPAKLADKDFVVYRGADNTIRIMDAHCPHMGAHLCDGFVEGNDIRCPFHYWKFNDTGDCIEIPAQKEIKNIQQLKTYPQREKYGLIWVWAGDPDKIEEVPVIPELVGKELDYSLGSRFIKNCHPNVVMINAIDAQHFKSVHNLVVDLDMKPTVLTPRCIQLSNTTPLPHKNIFLKWASKFYKNALTYEMTYWWGHVGSVMVGPDFLHFYIIFALRPTADGVTEGQTILVTEKRKYGWLLNPIILFLTKLVGNYFAKGDTIIFSRIKFNFKTPLKADKSIIHFIEHYEGQAEAGSWSNT
- a CDS encoding DUF962 domain-containing protein; this translates as MRTSKDFPNTLVDWDLFVLRHQNRKNVAVHFISFIFFWLSPILAVAVNPWFILGFFASGIIGTAGHYFFSDGTVDAKEATSSLQVVQFSSKMAFLFISGRYWEEISYVNAKWQKYKNGEIESKANDEMFSKLGTNV
- a CDS encoding P-aminobenzoate N-oxygenase AurF → MNKNLSQTHNSTLLEDVKTLKRMEMSLKKSKELDQTENMDLSAKLFNLAECKDEMWNPEKFSLMYGTWLWDHSTPAQKVKLNQLYWIAYYAQIISAEIATIFFNQTAAAAMYGLEDFKIVCDTLDLESAQERTHINAFKVISEKYEEEVFGERIFTYPMRTPFVKTMLYSDLSKMQEWFRTWQLRTYSVLSSNSAFIGCQYFTVRGLRTLNGKMVQHQLSRYYTEHANKENSPIPSKVSYYHFMDESFHFNTSSVISHEVINSLPAASKFEKMVANMSLEGCQRDHYNFSTAINGIFWYDPALYPLIYKVLRSKIFNMSHLEALEALRKSFCEESEGMIQSHQTHQESIDSYKHYLADFKYINKTNRDMLIMSENKLEKHLKTNRDAFKKFRSKAA